In Prinia subflava isolate CZ2003 ecotype Zambia chromosome W, Cam_Psub_1.2, whole genome shotgun sequence, one DNA window encodes the following:
- the LOC134563435 gene encoding FH2 domain-containing protein 1-like isoform X3: protein MPPPPPPSPAAAPPGRACAAPPRAPAAQPGRARWEEAAAAPDRAARRAPAGAEVKKLKAFDGDVSKLSQADSFMYLLIQVPNYALRIEAMVLEREFSPSCASLQDDMKIIRQATKELMTCEELHSILHLVLQAGNIMNAGGYSGNAVGFKLSSLLKLADTKANKPGMSLLHFVALEAQKKDAALLNFSEKIRSVHDAARLSIDSVEAELHSLSVKTRSVKDSIRRDPKLFHQMENFLQFAVRHLKDLEHQKRVLQKEGNALIDFFCEDKETMKLDECFQIFRDFCIRFNTAVKENREREIQELHSLQRQKELEEKHRSWAAGELGSFGRSSSENDVEMLAKNGLGEFLPFLQQRPQSPLYRNTNSRRSRLSLGMTADRELQSFLEISKDEHPNKFNSLPCANTRQARPNVAWTESKETRDLNLNPLHLHQQSEMEVKSGGPVQVSSAQPSHLSGSASPGAHYSQRNTDYNLHTSNVSCEESADINALALPFEEHELVKGLRKFDIQGAKPAEDAPLIYLEDPGRTDLETLDDLSFHSLSTADDELPPACRSSREAQDHQAKAVSCKNEALELNSSSPMSMDTSVSGSREDGPVCYMSDTTTDCSLTLDSEEGNDFKSAGNEIRSEAGKACSSGNDAQNKARSFFSNLNSTSDKDLSLHTSANDKDDAESKHTLPKEKPIKNKDLVGPKTSSLKDRSPSSTKSSGTGPSHTAPSRPVRTLNASENESMRKVVPISRSNRAPSSMKKPEAKPALCESSTVESQLSHRSAVRGTTDTLPRSPYRHSMSVEEPKLRRGTVTSSSAHFERDRVALKKPSSKPIRSNVKSKTDETKMCRSSTQPQTPADDTKVATGSIPKAPPVVPNFARNTVASSSKRAKVDLSSSSRPSPITRSVSQRLPKVKPAVTSDDPNPKESSVSTLKRASSARVVGRSILPGEAVSTKAEPALKEQGTVEKASLKLKDANRTTIGKILKPLLK, encoded by the exons gtaaagaaattaaaagcctTTGATGGAGATGTATCAAAACTGTCTCAAGCTGATTCCTTCATGTATTTACTAATCCAGGTGCCAAA CTATGCTCTTAGGATTGAAGCCATGGTGTTGGAGAGGGAGTTCTCACCCTCCTGTGCTTCTCTACAGGATGACATGAAAATTATAAGACAGGCAACAAAAG AGTTAATGACTTGTGAGGAACTGCATTCCATATTGCACTTGGTCCTTCAGGCTGGGAATATTATGAATGCG gGAGGTTATTCTGGCAATGCTGTTGGATTTAAACTGTCATCACTGCTCAAGCTGGCAgacacaaaagcaaacaaacctgGGATGAGTCTGCTGCATTTCGTTGCTCTG GAAGCCCAAAAGAAAGATGCTGCTCTTCTcaacttttcagaaaaaattagGAGTGTTCATGATGCCGCCAG GTTATCCATTGATAGTGTAGAAGCAGAACTCCACTCGCTGTCTGTCAAGACAAGATCTGTTAAAGACAGCATCCGAAGAGACCCAAAACTCTTTCACCAGATGGAAAACTTTCTCCAG TTTGCTGTAAGGCATCTAAAGGATCTTGAACACCAGAAACGAGTATTGCAAAAGGAGGGAAATGCTCTCATCGACTTTTTCTGTGAAGACAAAGAAACTATGAAGTTGGATGAATGTTTCCAGATATTTAGGGACTTCTGCATAAGATTCAACACAGCTGTTAAG GAGAATAGGGAACGAGAGATCCAAGAACTTCATAGTCTGCAAAGGCaaaaggagctggaggagaagcatCGATCCTGGGCAGCTGGAGAGCTTGGGAGCTTTGGGCggagcagcagtgaaaatgaTGTAGAGATGTTGGCTAAAAACGGACTTGGagaatttcttcccttcttGCAGCAGAGGCCTCAAAGCCCTTTGTACAGAAACACAAATTCCAGACGCTCTCGGCTTTCTTTGGGGATGACTGCAGACAGGGAGTTGCAGAGTTTCCTGGAAATCTCAAAAGACGAGCATCCAAACAAGTTTAACAGCCTTCCCTGTGCAAACACCCGACAAGCAAGACCAAACGTAGCTTGGACAGAATCCAAAGAAACAAGAGATCTCAATTTAAATCCCTTGCACTTACACCAACAGTCTGAAATGGAAGTGAAAAGTGGTGGCCCCGTGCAAGTGTCTTCAGCTCAGCCCAGTCACCTCAGCGGCTCAGCCAGTCCTGGTGCCCATTACTCACAGAGGAACACTGACTACAACTTGCACACTTCCAATGTGTCTTGTGAGGAGTCCGCAGATATAAATGCTCTGGCCCTTCCATTTGAGGAGCATGAACTTGTTAAAGGGTTACGTAAGTTTGATATTCAAGGAGCAAAGCCTGCAGAAGATGCACCCTTAATATATTTAGAGGATCCTGGCAGGACAGACCTGGAGACTCTAGATGATCTAAGCTTTCATTCCCTGAGCACTGCCGATGATGAGCTGCCTCCAGCTTGCAGAAGTTCCAGAGAGGCCCAGGACCATCAAGCCAAGGCAGTGAGTTGCAAGAATGAAGCTTTAGAGctcaacagcagcagccctATGTCTATGGATACAAGTGTTTCAGGAAGTAGGGAAGATGGGCCAGTGTGCTACATGTCAGATACCACGACTGATTGTTCTTTGACATTGGACTCTGAAGAGGGAAATGATTTTAAATCAGCAGGCAACGAAATAAGAAGTGAGGCTGGCAAAGCATGCTCTTCTGGCAATGATGCTCAGAACAAGGCTAGATCTTTCTTCTCAAACCTGAATTCCACCTCTGACAAGGACCTGTCTCTTCACACTTCTGCCAATGATAAGGAtgatgctgagagcaagcaCACTCTTCCTAAAGAAAAAcccataaaaaataaagatctaGTAGGACCAAAGACAAGCTCTCTGAAAGATCGATCTCCAAGCTCCACAAAATCCAGTGGCACTGGCCCTAGCcacacagctccttccagaCCTGTCAGAACTTTGAATGCCTCTGAGAACGAAAGCATGAGGAAAGTGGTGCCTATTTCTCGGTCAAACAGGGCACCCAGCAGCATGAAAAAGCCAGAAGCCAAGCCAGCCCTTTGTGAAAGCAGTACAGTGGAAAGTCAGCTGTCTCATCGCAGCGCTGTCCGAGGCACAACAGACACACTGCCAAGAAGTCCCTACAGGCACAGCATGTCAGTAGAAGAGCCAAAGTTACGAAGGGGCACTGTCACCTCAAGCAGTGCTCATTTTGAGAGGGACAGAGTTGCTCTCAAGAAGCCAAGCTCTAAACCCATTAGGAGTAATGTCAAATCAAAGACAGATGAAACAAAGATGTGTCGCTCCAGTACCCAACCCCAGACCcctgcagatgacaccaaggtTGCCACAGGCAGTATTCCCAAAGCACCACCTGTTGTCCCAAACTTTGCAAGGAATACAGTGGCCTCTTCTTCAAAGCGTGCAAAAGTGGATCTATCCAGCTCATCCAGACCTTCACCCATCACAAGGTCTGTGTCCCAGAGGCTGCCTAAAGTGAAGCCAGCAGTGACCTCTGATGATCCAAATCCAAAGGAGAGCAGCGTGAGCACCTTAAAGAGAGCAAGTAGTGCCAGAGTGGTTGGAAGAAGCATCCTGCCGGGAGAAGCTGTCAGCACAAAAGCAGAGCCTGCACTAAAGGAACAGGGAACAGTGGAAAAGGCATCTCTTAAACTGAAGGATGCAAACCGAACGACAATTGGTAAAATACTGAAGCCATTATTGAAATAA
- the LOC134563435 gene encoding FH2 domain-containing protein 1-like isoform X2: MPPPPPPSPAAAPPGRACAAPPRAPAAQPGRARWEEAAAAPDRAARRAPAGAEVSILDAKRSMNIGIFLKQFKKSAESIIEDIYHGRSQPYDSELLHEFLKLLPEAEEVKKLKAFDGDVSKLSQADSFMYLLIQVPNYALRIEAMVLEREFSPSCASLQDDMKIIRQATKELMTCEELHSILHLVLQAGNIMNAGGYSGNAVGFKLSSLLKLADTKANKPGMSLLHFVALEAQKKDAALLNFSEKIRSVHDAARLSIDSVEAELHSLSVKTRSVKDSIRRDPKLFHQMENFLQFAVRHLKDLEHQKRVLQKEGNALIDFFCEDKETMKLDECFQIFRDFCIRFNTAVKENREREIQELHSLQRQKELEEKHRSWAAGELGSFGRSSSENDVEMLAKNGLGEFLPFLQQRPQSPLYRNTNSRRSRLSLGMTADRELQSFLEISKDEHPNKFNSLPCANTRQARPNVAWTESKETRDLNLNPLHLHQQSEMEVKSGGPVQVSSAQPSHLSGSASPGAHYSQRNTDYNLHTSNVSCEESADINALALPFEEHELVKGLRKFDIQGAKPAEDAPLIYLEDPGRTDLETLDDLSFHSLSTADDELPPACRSSREAQDHQAKAVSCKNEALELNSSSPMSMDTSVSGSREDGPVCYMSDTTTDCSLTLDSEEGNDFKSAGNEIRSEAGKACSSGNDAQNKARSFFSNLNSTSDKDLSLHTSANDKDDAESKHTLPKEKPIKNKDLVGPKTSSLKDRSPSSTKSSGTGPSHTAPSRPVRTLNASENESMRKVVPISRSNRAPSSMKKPEAKPALCESSTVESQLSHRSAVRGTTDTLPRSPYRHSMSVEEPKLRRGTVTSSSAHFERDRVALKKPSSKPIRSNVKSKTDETKMCRSSTQPQTPADDTKVATGSIPKAPPVVPNFARNTVASSSKRAKVDLSSSSRPSPITRSVSQRLPKVKPAVTSDDPNPKESSVSTLKRASSARVVGRSILPGEAVSTKAEPALKEQGTVEKASLKLKDANRTTIGKILKPLLK; this comes from the exons GTTTCTATTTTGGATGCAAAGCGAAGTATGAACATTGGGATATTTCTCAAACAATTCAAAAA GTCTGCCGAATCCATCATTGAAGATATTTATCATGGAAGAAGTCAGCCCTATGATTCTGAACTGCTACATGAATTTCTTAAATTATTACCAGAAGCAGAGGAG gtaaagaaattaaaagcctTTGATGGAGATGTATCAAAACTGTCTCAAGCTGATTCCTTCATGTATTTACTAATCCAGGTGCCAAA CTATGCTCTTAGGATTGAAGCCATGGTGTTGGAGAGGGAGTTCTCACCCTCCTGTGCTTCTCTACAGGATGACATGAAAATTATAAGACAGGCAACAAAAG AGTTAATGACTTGTGAGGAACTGCATTCCATATTGCACTTGGTCCTTCAGGCTGGGAATATTATGAATGCG gGAGGTTATTCTGGCAATGCTGTTGGATTTAAACTGTCATCACTGCTCAAGCTGGCAgacacaaaagcaaacaaacctgGGATGAGTCTGCTGCATTTCGTTGCTCTG GAAGCCCAAAAGAAAGATGCTGCTCTTCTcaacttttcagaaaaaattagGAGTGTTCATGATGCCGCCAG GTTATCCATTGATAGTGTAGAAGCAGAACTCCACTCGCTGTCTGTCAAGACAAGATCTGTTAAAGACAGCATCCGAAGAGACCCAAAACTCTTTCACCAGATGGAAAACTTTCTCCAG TTTGCTGTAAGGCATCTAAAGGATCTTGAACACCAGAAACGAGTATTGCAAAAGGAGGGAAATGCTCTCATCGACTTTTTCTGTGAAGACAAAGAAACTATGAAGTTGGATGAATGTTTCCAGATATTTAGGGACTTCTGCATAAGATTCAACACAGCTGTTAAG GAGAATAGGGAACGAGAGATCCAAGAACTTCATAGTCTGCAAAGGCaaaaggagctggaggagaagcatCGATCCTGGGCAGCTGGAGAGCTTGGGAGCTTTGGGCggagcagcagtgaaaatgaTGTAGAGATGTTGGCTAAAAACGGACTTGGagaatttcttcccttcttGCAGCAGAGGCCTCAAAGCCCTTTGTACAGAAACACAAATTCCAGACGCTCTCGGCTTTCTTTGGGGATGACTGCAGACAGGGAGTTGCAGAGTTTCCTGGAAATCTCAAAAGACGAGCATCCAAACAAGTTTAACAGCCTTCCCTGTGCAAACACCCGACAAGCAAGACCAAACGTAGCTTGGACAGAATCCAAAGAAACAAGAGATCTCAATTTAAATCCCTTGCACTTACACCAACAGTCTGAAATGGAAGTGAAAAGTGGTGGCCCCGTGCAAGTGTCTTCAGCTCAGCCCAGTCACCTCAGCGGCTCAGCCAGTCCTGGTGCCCATTACTCACAGAGGAACACTGACTACAACTTGCACACTTCCAATGTGTCTTGTGAGGAGTCCGCAGATATAAATGCTCTGGCCCTTCCATTTGAGGAGCATGAACTTGTTAAAGGGTTACGTAAGTTTGATATTCAAGGAGCAAAGCCTGCAGAAGATGCACCCTTAATATATTTAGAGGATCCTGGCAGGACAGACCTGGAGACTCTAGATGATCTAAGCTTTCATTCCCTGAGCACTGCCGATGATGAGCTGCCTCCAGCTTGCAGAAGTTCCAGAGAGGCCCAGGACCATCAAGCCAAGGCAGTGAGTTGCAAGAATGAAGCTTTAGAGctcaacagcagcagccctATGTCTATGGATACAAGTGTTTCAGGAAGTAGGGAAGATGGGCCAGTGTGCTACATGTCAGATACCACGACTGATTGTTCTTTGACATTGGACTCTGAAGAGGGAAATGATTTTAAATCAGCAGGCAACGAAATAAGAAGTGAGGCTGGCAAAGCATGCTCTTCTGGCAATGATGCTCAGAACAAGGCTAGATCTTTCTTCTCAAACCTGAATTCCACCTCTGACAAGGACCTGTCTCTTCACACTTCTGCCAATGATAAGGAtgatgctgagagcaagcaCACTCTTCCTAAAGAAAAAcccataaaaaataaagatctaGTAGGACCAAAGACAAGCTCTCTGAAAGATCGATCTCCAAGCTCCACAAAATCCAGTGGCACTGGCCCTAGCcacacagctccttccagaCCTGTCAGAACTTTGAATGCCTCTGAGAACGAAAGCATGAGGAAAGTGGTGCCTATTTCTCGGTCAAACAGGGCACCCAGCAGCATGAAAAAGCCAGAAGCCAAGCCAGCCCTTTGTGAAAGCAGTACAGTGGAAAGTCAGCTGTCTCATCGCAGCGCTGTCCGAGGCACAACAGACACACTGCCAAGAAGTCCCTACAGGCACAGCATGTCAGTAGAAGAGCCAAAGTTACGAAGGGGCACTGTCACCTCAAGCAGTGCTCATTTTGAGAGGGACAGAGTTGCTCTCAAGAAGCCAAGCTCTAAACCCATTAGGAGTAATGTCAAATCAAAGACAGATGAAACAAAGATGTGTCGCTCCAGTACCCAACCCCAGACCcctgcagatgacaccaaggtTGCCACAGGCAGTATTCCCAAAGCACCACCTGTTGTCCCAAACTTTGCAAGGAATACAGTGGCCTCTTCTTCAAAGCGTGCAAAAGTGGATCTATCCAGCTCATCCAGACCTTCACCCATCACAAGGTCTGTGTCCCAGAGGCTGCCTAAAGTGAAGCCAGCAGTGACCTCTGATGATCCAAATCCAAAGGAGAGCAGCGTGAGCACCTTAAAGAGAGCAAGTAGTGCCAGAGTGGTTGGAAGAAGCATCCTGCCGGGAGAAGCTGTCAGCACAAAAGCAGAGCCTGCACTAAAGGAACAGGGAACAGTGGAAAAGGCATCTCTTAAACTGAAGGATGCAAACCGAACGACAATTGGTAAAATACTGAAGCCATTATTGAAATAA